One Coriobacteriia bacterium genomic window, GACGACCCGTTCCGGCACGCGATCACCAAGATGTCCACGCTGCACTTCACGGCGGCCGAGGAGTATCGCCGTCGGGTCGTGCAGATGGGCGCTCCGGGTTTCGCGGTCTTCAACACCGGCGCCCTGGCGGTCGACAACGTCGTCGGCACCGAGTTCCTCACGCCCGAGGTGTTCGCCGGGTCGTTCGGTGTGGTCTGCGACGAGACCACACTTCTGCTCACGTTCCATCCCGTTACGCGCCTCGGCGATTCGACCGCCGAGGCCGATGAGTTGCTCAGGGCGCTCGACTCTCTGCCGCGCTTCCGCGCGCTGTTCACCACGCCGAATGCGGATGCGGGCGGGCGCGCACTGCTCGCGCGGCTGGAGGCGTTCCGCGACGCGCATCCCGGGCGCGTGGACATCGTGACCTCGCTTGGGCGCGTGGGCTATCTGTCGGCGGCGAAGAACGCGGCCGCGGTGGTGGGCAACTCCTCGAGCGGGCTCATCGAGGTGCCCGCACTCGGCGTGCCGAGTGTGGACATCGGCACGCGGCAGGCGGGGAGGGTCCGCCCGGAAAGCGTGATCCACGCCGATCCGGACGCCGCTAGCATCGCCGCGGCCATCGAGCGGGCCACCTCTCCCGAGCATCGTGCGTTCGCACGCACCGCTCCCAATCCCTACGGCGACGGGCACGCTGCGGAGCGCATGGCTGAACTGCTCGCCGATCGCGCGCTGGTTGCGCGTGCGCGCGAAGCCGGCTTCAGCGATCTGGAGTTTGAAGGACCGCACGATCGAGAAGAGGTCTGATGAGCGATCCGACCACCTACGAGGACCTGTTCAGCTGCGCCGGGCGCACCGTGCTCGTGACCGGCGGCGCCGGGCTGCTCGGCCGCGAGGTCTGCGCTGCCTTGCGCGCATGGGGTGCGGACGTCTGGATCGCGGACGTGATGGCGGATGCGGG contains:
- the neuC gene encoding UDP-N-acetylglucosamine 2-epimerase produces the protein MSIRVTLVTTSRADYGLLYPLMMRLRSDARFALSVVVTGAHLAEEHGLTVREVEADGMPISHRVVLPAGDDSRGATARAIGAAVPALAAAFEESVPDLVVLLGDRFETFSAATAALVLDVPIAHIHGGEVTLGSLDDPFRHAITKMSTLHFTAAEEYRRRVVQMGAPGFAVFNTGALAVDNVVGTEFLTPEVFAGSFGVVCDETTLLLTFHPVTRLGDSTAEADELLRALDSLPRFRALFTTPNADAGGRALLARLEAFRDAHPGRVDIVTSLGRVGYLSAAKNAAAVVGNSSSGLIEVPALGVPSVDIGTRQAGRVRPESVIHADPDAASIAAAIERATSPEHRAFARTAPNPYGDGHAAERMAELLADRALVARAREAGFSDLEFEGPHDREEV